One Chitinophaga sp. H8 DNA window includes the following coding sequences:
- the rplW gene encoding 50S ribosomal protein L23 — protein sequence MRLSDVLIKPVVSEKVNKATDKFNRYYFIVDKKANKLEIKKAVEEFYGVTVGDVNTMVMPGKAKTRFTKAGFISGKKPSYKKAVVTLAQGETIDLYANI from the coding sequence ATGAGACTTTCAGACGTTTTAATCAAACCAGTGGTATCTGAAAAGGTGAACAAAGCCACCGATAAATTTAACCGCTACTACTTCATCGTTGACAAAAAAGCCAACAAGCTGGAGATCAAGAAAGCAGTGGAAGAGTTTTATGGTGTGACTGTTGGAGACGTGAATACCATGGTAATGCCGGGTAAAGCTAAGACCCGCTTTACTAAAGCTGGTTTTATATCAGGGAAAAAGCCTTCTTATAAAAAGGCAGTGGTAACCCTGGCCCAAGGAGAAACTATAGATCTGTATGCTAACATATAG
- the rplB gene encoding 50S ribosomal protein L2 codes for MALKKFKPMTAGTRWKIGNAYAELTSDTPEKSLLEPLSKSGGRNAQGRRSMRYIGGGNRQHYRIIDFKRDKEGIPATVKTIEYDPNRSAFIALVVYADGEKRYIIAPQGLQVGTTVSSGADAAPEVGNALPLKNMPLGTVVHNIELQPGKGAAIARSAGTYAQLSNKEEKYAVLKMPSGELRKVLSTCKATVGTVSNSDHALESIGKAGANVWRGIRPRVRGVAMNPVDHPMGGGEGKSSGGHPRSRTGKYAKGLKTRKPHKSSDKLIISRKNGKKL; via the coding sequence ATGGCACTGAAGAAATTCAAACCGATGACAGCCGGTACCCGTTGGAAAATAGGCAATGCTTATGCAGAGCTGACTTCGGATACCCCTGAGAAGAGCCTCCTGGAGCCACTGTCCAAAAGCGGTGGTAGAAACGCGCAGGGCCGCAGGTCTATGCGTTACATAGGTGGTGGTAACAGACAACATTACCGTATCATTGATTTCAAACGTGATAAGGAAGGAATTCCGGCAACTGTTAAGACCATTGAATATGATCCTAACCGTAGTGCATTTATCGCGCTGGTAGTGTATGCTGATGGTGAAAAACGTTACATCATTGCCCCACAAGGCTTACAGGTAGGTACTACCGTATCCAGTGGTGCAGATGCTGCTCCGGAAGTGGGTAACGCTTTACCGTTAAAGAACATGCCACTGGGTACTGTGGTACATAACATTGAACTGCAACCTGGTAAAGGTGCCGCGATCGCAAGAAGTGCCGGTACTTATGCACAGTTGTCGAACAAGGAAGAAAAATATGCCGTATTGAAAATGCCATCCGGTGAACTGCGCAAGGTGTTAAGCACTTGTAAAGCAACTGTTGGTACTGTTTCTAACTCTGATCACGCGCTGGAATCCATCGGTAAAGCTGGTGCCAACGTATGGAGAGGTATCCGTCCACGCGTTCGTGGTGTAGCCATGAACCCGGTAGATCACCCAATGGGTGGTGGTGAAGGTAAATCTTCCGGAGGCCATCCAAGATCCAGAACTGGTAAATATGCGAAAGGTCTGAAAACAAGGAAACCGCATAAGAGTTCTGATAAGCTGATCATCAGCAGAAAAAACGGTAAAAAATTATAA
- the rpsS gene encoding 30S ribosomal protein S19: MARSIKKGPYIDFKLEKKVEKMNEGTKRSVIKTWSRRSTITPDFVGHTFAVHNGNKFIPVYVTEFMVGHKLGEFAPTRNFRGHANKKM, translated from the coding sequence ATGGCTCGTTCCATTAAAAAAGGTCCTTACATCGACTTTAAATTAGAGAAGAAAGTAGAAAAAATGAATGAGGGCACCAAAAGGTCTGTAATCAAGACCTGGAGCCGTCGGTCTACTATCACTCCTGATTTTGTAGGTCACACCTTCGCAGTACACAATGGCAACAAATTTATTCCTGTTTATGTAACGGAATTTATGGTTGGTCATAAACTGGGTGAATTTGCGCCGACACGCAATTTCAGAGGACACGCAAACAAGAAAATGTAG
- the rplV gene encoding 50S ribosomal protein L22, giving the protein MEAVAKLSNNPTSTRKMRLLADLIRGLDVEKALNILKFHPKHPSVPLEKLLVSAIANWKVKNEGARVEDANLHVKTIFVDGGRILKRMRPAPQGRGYRIRKRSNHVTIVVDSRVVAEEKVAK; this is encoded by the coding sequence ATGGAAGCAGTAGCTAAGCTTAGTAATAATCCTACATCTACCCGCAAAATGCGTTTGCTGGCAGATCTGATCCGTGGTTTGGATGTGGAAAAGGCTTTGAATATTTTGAAATTCCATCCTAAGCACCCAAGCGTACCTCTGGAAAAGCTGTTGGTATCTGCCATTGCTAACTGGAAAGTGAAGAATGAAGGTGCAAGGGTTGAGGATGCTAATCTTCATGTGAAAACTATTTTTGTAGACGGTGGCCGTATCCTGAAAAGAATGCGCCCTGCTCCGCAAGGAAGAGGATACCGTATCCGTAAAAGAAGCAACCACGTAACGATTGTTGTAGACAGCCGTGTGGTGGCCGAAGAAAAGGTAGCTAAATAG